A region of Streptomyces halobius DNA encodes the following proteins:
- a CDS encoding DUF6113 family protein — MNAAKGGGAAESGQSGGENGRNGGNAARRARAGSGGASGARPAASAGRPSGPAPVQSVPLTAGRIGLYVLLLVAGVLVALAGTLVQGAWPPGGLLLALAGTGGLFYGGVTATRTAAGVLVPGAAWLVTVFLLLGDARPEGDFLFPAGPGSYLFLLGGIVVGVICATIGQMRATGVPRGRVGG; from the coding sequence ATGAACGCGGCCAAGGGCGGCGGGGCCGCCGAAAGCGGACAAAGCGGCGGTGAGAACGGCCGGAACGGTGGGAACGCGGCCCGGCGGGCGCGGGCGGGCAGCGGCGGAGCGTCCGGCGCGCGGCCGGCGGCCTCGGCGGGGCGGCCGTCCGGCCCGGCCCCAGTCCAGAGCGTGCCGCTGACCGCGGGCCGCATCGGCCTGTATGTCCTGCTGTTGGTCGCGGGAGTGCTGGTCGCGCTCGCCGGCACGCTCGTCCAAGGGGCGTGGCCCCCGGGCGGTTTGCTGCTCGCGCTGGCCGGAACCGGCGGCCTCTTCTACGGCGGCGTCACGGCGACCCGTACCGCGGCCGGTGTCCTGGTGCCCGGCGCGGCCTGGCTGGTGACCGTGTTTCTGCTGCTCGGCGACGCCCGGCCGGAGGGGGACTTCCTCTTCCCGGCGGGGCCCGGCTCGTATCTCTTCCTGCTGGGTGGCATCGTGGTGGGTGTGATCTGCGCCACCATCGGCCAGATGCGCGCTACGGGTGTTCCGCGCGGCCGAGTTGGCGGATGA
- the mshB gene encoding N-acetyl-1-D-myo-inositol-2-amino-2-deoxy-alpha-D-glucopyranoside deacetylase: protein MTAHPPPATAGRSAQCAGGSPPRHSDLPARRLLLVHAHPDDESINHGVTMARYAAEGALVTLVTCTLGEEGEVIPAGLAHLAPDRDDTLGPHRADELAAAMRALGVTDHRFLGGAGRYRDSGMMGAPQNDRPNAFWQADLDEAAAHLVAVVREIQPQVLVTYDPNGGYGHPDHIQAHRVAMRAAELAAQAEFRPDLGPAYAIGKIYWNCNPRSEVERGLARLRTAGHAFLGIASADDVPGVVPDADVTATIAGNETYAAAKTEAMRAHATQIAVDGPFFALSNDLGQPLFRTEHYQLVHGFSGAAEGELEDDLFAGIAVPAGAARSGRIEEVAE from the coding sequence ATGACCGCCCACCCTCCCCCAGCCACCGCTGGGAGGTCCGCCCAGTGTGCGGGGGGATCCCCGCCGCGCCACAGTGACCTCCCCGCCCGCCGTCTGCTGCTGGTGCACGCGCACCCGGACGACGAGTCGATCAACCACGGCGTCACCATGGCCAGGTACGCGGCCGAGGGCGCGCTGGTCACCCTGGTGACCTGCACCCTCGGCGAGGAGGGCGAGGTCATCCCGGCCGGGCTCGCCCATCTCGCCCCCGACCGTGACGACACCCTGGGCCCGCACCGTGCCGACGAGCTGGCCGCCGCGATGCGGGCCCTGGGCGTCACCGACCACCGCTTCCTGGGCGGAGCGGGCCGCTACCGCGACTCCGGGATGATGGGCGCCCCCCAGAACGACCGGCCGAACGCCTTCTGGCAGGCCGATCTCGACGAGGCGGCCGCCCATCTCGTGGCCGTCGTCAGAGAGATCCAGCCGCAGGTGCTGGTCACCTACGACCCGAATGGCGGATACGGCCACCCCGACCACATCCAGGCCCACCGCGTCGCGATGCGGGCCGCCGAGCTCGCCGCGCAGGCGGAGTTCCGGCCTGATCTGGGCCCGGCGTACGCGATCGGCAAGATCTACTGGAACTGCAACCCCCGGTCCGAGGTCGAGAGGGGCCTGGCCCGGCTGCGCACGGCCGGTCACGCCTTCTTGGGGATCGCCTCGGCCGACGATGTGCCGGGCGTGGTGCCGGATGCCGACGTCACGGCGACGATCGCCGGAAATGAGACATACGCCGCCGCCAAGACCGAGGCGATGCGCGCCCACGCCACCCAGATCGCGGTCGACGGGCCGTTCTTCGCGCTCTCCAACGACCTGGGCCAGCCGCTGTTCCGTACCGAGCACTACCAACTGGTGCACGGGTTCTCGGGTGCCGCCGAAGGTGAGCTGGAGGACGATCTCTTCGCGGGGATCGCCGTGCCGGCGGGCGCGGCGCGGAGCGGCCGGATCGAGGAGGTTGCGGAATGA
- a CDS encoding prolyl oligopeptidase family serine peptidase, whose translation MTGQLSFPRQHARTQRFTLGAPRDYAVSPDGARVVFLRSLTGTDRTQQLWVLDLAEGREFAAADPRALLAGADEQLPPEERARRERTREGSAGIVGYGVDTAVELAAFPLSGRLFVSELRAGTTRELPAQGPVVDPRPSPDGRYIAFVAQGRLRLVPVDGVNTADGGAYGTGGGSARGGADRVLAEPDGPDVTWGLAEFIAAEEMGRYRGFWWSPDSDRVLAARVDESPVGHWWISDPAHPDREPVQIRYPAAGTPNARVTLALFGLDGARTDVTWDTERYPYLARVHWSAAGPPLLLVQSRDQRDQRYLTVDTATGATRTVHEDEDEAWVEPFPGVPAWTPDGRLVRIADEGGARKLFVGDRPLTAAPLHVRAVLDIGEDDVLFSASGTDLHDIGVYRAWFRGSGDQGGWERVGDRPYPTVSSAVRGGAGSATVLLSQASLERPGAQVEVVRLGADGGEKTLATIGSYAEKPVITARPRLVLAGEREIPCAVLLPDGYTEGDGPLPVLMDPYGGPHGQRVVAAHNAHLTSQWFADQGFAVIVADGRGTPGRSPAWEKAVSRNLAEVVLEDQVHALQALAGSFPLDLGRVAIRGWSFGGYLAGLAALRRPDVFHAAVVGAPVTDLRLYDTHYQERYLGHPDEEPAVYAANSLITDEGLSGAAEQHRPMLIVHGLADDNVVVAHALRLSSALLAAGRPHEVLPLSGVTHMTPQEQVAENLLLLQVEFLRRALHTAA comes from the coding sequence ATGACCGGACAGCTTTCCTTTCCCCGGCAGCACGCCCGTACCCAGCGCTTCACACTGGGCGCCCCGCGTGACTATGCCGTTTCCCCGGACGGCGCGCGCGTCGTCTTCCTCCGCTCCCTCACGGGAACCGACCGGACCCAGCAGCTATGGGTCCTCGACCTGGCCGAGGGACGGGAGTTCGCGGCCGCCGATCCGCGGGCCCTGCTCGCCGGCGCGGACGAGCAGCTCCCGCCCGAGGAGCGGGCCCGCCGCGAGCGCACCCGTGAGGGCTCGGCCGGCATCGTCGGCTACGGAGTGGACACCGCCGTCGAGTTGGCGGCATTCCCCCTGTCCGGCCGGCTGTTCGTCTCCGAGCTGCGGGCCGGCACCACGCGTGAACTGCCCGCCCAAGGGCCGGTGGTGGACCCGCGGCCGTCTCCGGACGGCCGTTATATCGCCTTTGTAGCACAGGGCCGCCTGCGGCTGGTCCCGGTGGACGGCGTCAACACGGCCGACGGCGGCGCATACGGGACCGGCGGCGGCTCCGCCCGCGGGGGCGCCGACCGGGTGCTCGCGGAGCCCGACGGTCCCGATGTCACCTGGGGCCTGGCCGAGTTCATCGCGGCCGAGGAGATGGGCCGTTACCGGGGCTTCTGGTGGTCGCCGGACAGCGACCGGGTGCTCGCCGCGCGGGTCGACGAGTCTCCCGTGGGGCACTGGTGGATCTCCGACCCCGCCCATCCGGACCGCGAGCCCGTCCAGATCCGCTACCCGGCGGCCGGCACCCCCAACGCCAGGGTCACGCTGGCCCTGTTCGGCCTGGACGGCGCGCGGACGGACGTCACCTGGGACACCGAGCGCTACCCCTACCTCGCCCGCGTCCACTGGTCCGCGGCCGGTCCGCCGCTGCTCCTGGTCCAGTCCCGCGACCAGCGCGACCAGCGCTATCTCACGGTCGACACCGCGACGGGCGCGACCCGCACGGTGCACGAGGACGAGGACGAGGCATGGGTCGAGCCGTTCCCCGGGGTGCCCGCCTGGACACCGGACGGCCGGCTGGTGCGGATCGCGGACGAGGGCGGCGCGCGCAAGCTGTTCGTCGGCGACCGCCCGCTGACCGCCGCGCCGCTGCACGTCCGGGCGGTGCTGGACATCGGCGAGGACGATGTCCTCTTCTCCGCCAGCGGCACCGATCTGCATGACATCGGCGTCTACCGCGCCTGGTTCCGCGGCAGCGGCGACCAGGGCGGCTGGGAACGGGTGGGCGACCGGCCGTACCCGACCGTCTCCTCCGCGGTGCGCGGAGGAGCCGGGTCGGCCACCGTCCTGCTGTCCCAGGCGTCGCTGGAGCGGCCCGGCGCCCAGGTGGAGGTGGTGCGGCTGGGCGCGGACGGCGGGGAGAAGACCCTCGCCACGATCGGTTCGTACGCCGAGAAGCCGGTCATCACCGCCCGGCCCCGCCTCGTCCTCGCGGGCGAACGGGAGATCCCGTGCGCGGTACTGCTGCCGGACGGCTATACGGAGGGCGACGGTCCGCTGCCGGTGCTGATGGATCCGTACGGCGGCCCGCACGGCCAGCGGGTGGTAGCGGCGCACAACGCCCATCTGACGTCACAGTGGTTCGCCGACCAGGGGTTCGCGGTGATCGTCGCGGACGGGCGGGGCACCCCGGGCCGCTCCCCCGCGTGGGAGAAGGCGGTCTCCCGGAACCTCGCGGAGGTCGTCCTGGAGGACCAGGTGCACGCCCTCCAGGCACTGGCCGGTTCCTTTCCCCTGGACCTGGGGCGGGTGGCCATCCGCGGCTGGTCCTTCGGCGGTTACCTCGCGGGGCTCGCGGCGCTGCGGCGGCCGGATGTCTTCCACGCCGCCGTGGTGGGCGCTCCGGTCACGGACCTCCGCTTGTACGACACGCATTACCAGGAGCGGTACCTCGGCCACCCCGACGAGGAGCCGGCGGTCTACGCCGCCAACTCGTTGATCACGGACGAGGGGTTGTCCGGGGCGGCGGAGCAGCACCGTCCGATGCTGATCGTGCACGGTCTGGCCGACGACAACGTGGTGGTGGCGCATGCGCTGCGCCTGTCGTCGGCCCTTCTCGCTGCGGGCCGCCCGCACGAGGTGCTGCCGTTGTCGGGGGTGACTCATATGACGCCGCAGGAGCAGGTGGCGGAGAATTTGCTGCTGCTGCAGGTGGAGTTTCTTCGGCGGGCGTTGCACACCGCCGCCTGA
- a CDS encoding ABC transporter permease: MTSPSQTVATQSDTPGRGPKGLKKEKDSKGGELVGRSPGQLMWTRFKRDRTGVFCAIVVLAFFAIAALAPVIAKLYGKNPYTLYGNENFGLLDEFGFPVAPNGGISGEFWFGIEPQLGRDLFTQLLYGIRTSLGISVAVTILVVITGTILGITAGYVGGRTDYWLGRVIDFLLAFPSQLTFVAFMPVVVALFVPPGDETPTYVRVVALILVQWALGWMGLARLLRGQVLSLREREFVEAAKITGASPWRIIRKELLPNVVTPILVQSTYMLPLFVTAEAGLSFLGVGIMEPTPDWGRLFHTAGNVYENDPTFLLFPGAAMVIFVLCFNLLGDSVRDAFDPKSGR; the protein is encoded by the coding sequence ATGACTAGTCCATCCCAGACCGTGGCTACACAGTCCGACACCCCGGGACGTGGCCCCAAAGGTCTGAAGAAGGAGAAGGACAGCAAGGGCGGTGAGCTCGTCGGCCGTTCCCCGGGCCAGTTGATGTGGACGCGCTTCAAGCGCGACCGCACGGGTGTGTTCTGCGCGATCGTCGTGCTGGCGTTCTTCGCCATCGCGGCGCTGGCACCGGTCATCGCCAAGCTCTACGGCAAGAACCCTTACACGCTCTACGGCAACGAGAACTTCGGCCTGCTGGACGAGTTCGGCTTCCCGGTGGCGCCCAACGGCGGTATCTCCGGCGAGTTCTGGTTCGGCATCGAACCGCAGCTGGGCCGCGACCTGTTCACCCAGCTGCTGTACGGCATCCGCACCTCGCTGGGGATCTCCGTAGCGGTGACCATCCTGGTCGTCATCACCGGAACCATCCTGGGGATCACGGCGGGCTATGTGGGCGGCAGGACCGACTACTGGCTCGGCCGGGTCATCGACTTCCTGCTCGCCTTCCCCAGCCAGTTGACGTTCGTGGCGTTCATGCCGGTCGTCGTGGCGCTGTTCGTCCCGCCGGGTGACGAGACCCCCACCTATGTCCGTGTCGTGGCACTGATCCTCGTCCAGTGGGCCCTCGGCTGGATGGGTCTGGCGCGTCTGTTGCGCGGGCAGGTGCTCTCGCTGCGCGAACGGGAATTCGTGGAGGCCGCGAAGATCACCGGCGCCTCACCCTGGCGGATCATCCGCAAGGAGCTGCTGCCCAACGTGGTGACGCCGATCCTCGTACAGAGCACCTACATGCTCCCGCTGTTCGTCACGGCGGAGGCCGGTCTGTCCTTCCTGGGCGTCGGCATCATGGAGCCGACTCCGGACTGGGGACGACTGTTCCACACGGCCGGCAACGTATACGAGAACGACCCGACCTTCTTGCTCTTCCCCGGCGCCGCGATGGTGATCTTCGTGCTGTGCTTCAACCTGCTGGGGGACTCGGTACGAGACGCCTTCGATCCCAAGTCCGGGCGATAG
- a CDS encoding ABC transporter substrate-binding protein, with protein MNALSTRRTRAVIMALAAGSLALTGCSGGSSAGKDKAKTDVDAAAQAKAIPLGTAADSTGPAADVKGAQSGGTIRVYQRDSFNHLDPAQMYVSDMKALSQLIFRGLTAFKQDDKGNTKVVGDLATDAGQMSDGGKTWKYTLKDGIKFEDGKPITSKDIRHSIERMYAKFITDGPTYVQQWLSGSGTSYRKALPDGPYKGDHLPKSVLDTPDEKTIIFHFKQPQSQLPYALTMPGYSVVPDSAKDTKASYDVKPVTSGPYKIASFKSGKSMKLVRNTNWDPKTDPMRHQYPDGFNITFNHQPSDSTKRLMADQGEAKNAVSFTNPVEPTLTKQVLNDPSASKRLVQGYQPYVWQLNFNMDRIKDKRIRDAITYAMPNGQIVRVNGGSYGGEIAGGLLAPTVSGYKKGYDPYGKLKHPNGQPEKAKKLLKEAGKTGMKLVYAYSNVEHRQKEAVVIEDALTKAGFNVQKKEIDSASWYQQMGKVDNGFDIYMTGWGQDWPDASTVIPPSYDGTTIQNGASNYSHVNDKHVNEEIARISKIADIKKATEEWQKLHHYIVEKINPAAPVFYTKMLQLHGSNIGGARYNLDVSYLDPNKLYLKKK; from the coding sequence ATGAACGCACTCTCCACGCGCAGAACCCGCGCGGTGATCATGGCCCTTGCGGCCGGGTCGCTCGCGCTCACCGGCTGCAGCGGCGGCAGCAGCGCAGGCAAGGACAAGGCGAAGACCGACGTGGACGCCGCGGCCCAGGCCAAGGCGATCCCGCTCGGCACGGCCGCCGACTCCACCGGCCCGGCCGCAGACGTGAAGGGCGCCCAGTCCGGCGGCACCATCCGCGTCTACCAGCGTGACAGCTTCAACCACCTGGACCCGGCGCAGATGTACGTCAGCGACATGAAGGCGCTGTCACAGCTGATCTTCCGCGGGCTGACCGCCTTCAAGCAGGACGACAAGGGCAACACGAAGGTGGTCGGCGACCTGGCCACCGACGCCGGGCAGATGTCCGACGGCGGCAAGACCTGGAAGTACACGCTCAAGGACGGCATCAAGTTCGAGGACGGCAAGCCGATCACCTCGAAGGACATCCGCCACTCCATCGAGCGGATGTACGCGAAGTTCATCACCGATGGCCCCACGTACGTGCAGCAGTGGCTGTCGGGCAGCGGCACCAGCTACCGCAAGGCGCTGCCGGACGGCCCGTACAAGGGCGACCACCTGCCCAAGAGCGTCCTGGACACGCCGGACGAGAAGACCATCATCTTCCACTTCAAACAGCCGCAGTCGCAACTGCCCTACGCGCTGACGATGCCGGGCTACAGCGTGGTCCCCGACAGCGCCAAGGACACCAAGGCGAGCTACGACGTCAAGCCGGTCACCTCGGGCCCGTACAAGATCGCGTCGTTCAAGTCCGGCAAGTCCATGAAGCTGGTGCGCAACACCAACTGGGACCCGAAGACGGACCCGATGCGGCACCAGTACCCGGACGGCTTCAACATCACCTTCAACCACCAGCCGTCGGACTCCACCAAGCGGCTGATGGCCGACCAGGGCGAGGCCAAGAACGCGGTCAGCTTCACCAACCCGGTGGAGCCGACGCTGACCAAGCAGGTCCTGAACGACCCCAGCGCCAGCAAGCGTCTGGTTCAGGGCTACCAGCCCTACGTCTGGCAGCTGAACTTCAACATGGACCGCATCAAGGACAAGCGGATCCGTGACGCGATCACCTACGCCATGCCGAACGGCCAGATCGTCCGCGTCAACGGCGGCAGCTACGGCGGTGAGATCGCCGGCGGTCTGCTCGCCCCGACCGTCTCGGGCTACAAGAAGGGCTACGACCCCTACGGCAAGCTGAAGCACCCCAACGGCCAGCCGGAGAAGGCCAAGAAGCTTCTCAAGGAAGCCGGCAAGACGGGAATGAAGCTGGTCTACGCCTACTCCAATGTGGAGCATCGCCAGAAGGAAGCCGTCGTCATCGAGGACGCGCTGACCAAGGCCGGCTTCAATGTGCAGAAGAAGGAGATCGACTCGGCCTCCTGGTACCAGCAGATGGGCAAGGTCGACAACGGCTTCGACATCTACATGACGGGCTGGGGCCAGGACTGGCCGGACGCCTCCACGGTGATTCCGCCCTCCTACGACGGCACCACCATCCAGAACGGCGCCTCGAACTACTCGCACGTCAACGACAAGCACGTGAACGAGGAGATCGCCCGCATCAGCAAGATCGCGGACATCAAGAAGGCGACCGAGGAGTGGCAGAAGCTGCACCACTACATCGTGGAGAAGATCAACCCGGCTGCCCCGGTCTTCTACACCAAGATGCTCCAGCTGCACGGTTCGAACATCGGCGGCGCCCGCTACAACCTGGACGTCAGCTACCTCGACCCGAACAAGCTGTACCTGAAGAAGAAGTAA
- a CDS encoding ABC transporter permease, with the protein MLPFLIRRTFGAVVILVLLSAFTFFVFFAAGDPATMSCGKNCTADNIALIHQNLGLDKPLPQQYWDFLSGIFVGRDYSVGHCNAPCFGYSFATKQDVWATMMDRVPTTASLAIGGVVVFLTIGLGAGLLAAWKRGTILDKAVTGASMVLSSVQIYILGPIALGLFVYSGLMASPKYVPITENPFGWFMGLLLPWVVMATIFTAQYTRMSRSAMIEQLQEEHVRTAKAKGMPARYVFLRYAWRGSLIPIVTILGMDLGSLFGGAMITEFTFSLAGIGRLAVNSVVTLDLPMVLGVLIFSAALILVFNIIVDAAYAFIDPRVRLS; encoded by the coding sequence ATGCTTCCCTTCCTCATTCGCCGGACGTTCGGCGCGGTCGTCATCCTCGTCCTGCTGAGCGCCTTCACCTTCTTCGTGTTCTTCGCCGCGGGCGACCCGGCGACGATGTCCTGCGGCAAGAACTGCACAGCGGACAACATCGCCCTGATCCATCAGAACCTCGGCCTCGACAAGCCTCTGCCGCAGCAGTACTGGGACTTCCTCTCCGGCATCTTCGTCGGCCGTGACTACTCCGTCGGCCACTGCAACGCCCCCTGCTTCGGGTACTCGTTCGCCACCAAGCAGGACGTCTGGGCGACGATGATGGACCGGGTGCCCACCACGGCGTCGCTGGCCATCGGCGGTGTCGTCGTCTTCCTGACCATCGGTCTGGGCGCGGGGCTGCTGGCCGCCTGGAAGCGCGGCACGATCCTGGACAAGGCCGTCACCGGCGCGTCCATGGTTCTCAGTTCGGTGCAGATCTACATCCTCGGCCCGATCGCGCTCGGTCTGTTCGTCTACAGCGGCCTGATGGCCTCCCCCAAGTACGTGCCGATCACCGAGAACCCCTTCGGCTGGTTCATGGGCCTGCTGCTGCCCTGGGTGGTCATGGCGACGATCTTCACCGCGCAGTACACCCGTATGTCGCGCTCGGCGATGATCGAGCAGCTCCAGGAGGAGCATGTGCGCACCGCCAAGGCCAAGGGCATGCCGGCGCGTTATGTCTTCCTGCGCTACGCCTGGCGCGGCTCGCTGATCCCGATCGTCACCATCCTCGGTATGGACCTCGGCTCGCTCTTCGGAGGAGCCATGATCACCGAGTTCACCTTCTCTCTGGCGGGCATCGGCCGGCTCGCGGTCAATTCCGTCGTCACACTCGATCTGCCCATGGTGCTGGGCGTGCTGATCTTCAGCGCGGCCCTGATCCTGGTGTTCAACATCATCGTGGACGCGGCCTACGCCTTCATCGACCCGCGCGTGCGCCTGTCCTAG
- a CDS encoding ABC transporter ATP-binding protein, with product MTTLTKTEGTPVPTGSDPFLSVRDLYVRFSTEDGVVKAVDGLSFDLERGQTLGIVGESGSGKSVTNLAVLGLHNPKSTELAGEITLDGQKLTGAREKTLENLRGNKMAMIFQDALTALSPYYTVGRQIAEPYMKHTGASKREGRQRAIEMLTKVGIPQPTLRVDDYPHQFSGGMRQRAMIAMALVCNPELLIADEPTTALDVTVQAQILDLLKDLQQEFGSAIILITHDLGVVANTADNLLVMYAGRAVERGSVKEILTTPQHPYTWGLLSSMPRLSSDVSEALHPIPGTPPSLLNPPSGCAFNPRCTFTAEVDGSRCGDERPLLAAGRAAACHLSAEQKHTFFTEQIKPRLG from the coding sequence GTGACCACACTCACCAAGACCGAGGGCACTCCGGTGCCGACCGGATCGGACCCCTTCCTGTCCGTACGCGACCTGTACGTGCGGTTCTCCACCGAGGACGGCGTCGTCAAGGCGGTCGACGGTCTCTCCTTCGACCTGGAACGCGGCCAAACGCTCGGCATCGTCGGCGAGTCCGGCTCCGGCAAGTCCGTCACCAACCTGGCCGTGCTGGGACTGCACAACCCCAAGTCGACCGAGCTCGCGGGCGAGATCACGCTGGACGGCCAGAAGCTGACCGGGGCCAGGGAGAAGACCCTGGAGAACCTCCGCGGCAACAAGATGGCGATGATCTTCCAGGACGCGCTGACCGCGCTGTCGCCGTACTACACGGTCGGCCGGCAGATCGCCGAGCCGTACATGAAGCACACCGGCGCCAGTAAGCGCGAGGGACGCCAGCGGGCCATCGAGATGCTGACCAAGGTCGGCATCCCGCAGCCGACCCTGCGGGTGGACGACTACCCGCACCAGTTCTCCGGCGGTATGCGCCAGCGCGCGATGATCGCCATGGCGCTGGTCTGCAACCCCGAGCTGCTGATCGCCGACGAGCCGACCACCGCCCTGGACGTCACCGTCCAGGCGCAGATCCTGGACCTCCTCAAGGACCTCCAGCAGGAGTTCGGTTCGGCGATCATCCTGATCACGCACGATCTCGGCGTGGTCGCGAACACCGCCGACAACCTGCTGGTGATGTACGCGGGCCGAGCCGTGGAGCGCGGCTCCGTCAAGGAAATCCTCACCACGCCCCAACACCCGTACACCTGGGGCCTGCTCAGCTCGATGCCGCGGCTCTCCTCGGACGTCAGCGAGGCACTGCACCCGATCCCGGGCACTCCGCCAAGCCTGCTCAACCCGCCGTCCGGCTGCGCCTTCAACCCACGCTGCACCTTCACCGCCGAGGTCGACGGCAGCCGTTGCGGCGACGAGCGGCCGCTGCTCGCCGCCGGGCGGGCCGCGGCCTGTCATCTCAGCGCCGAGCAGAAGCACACCTTCTTCACCGAGCAGATCAAGCCCCGGCTGGGCTAG
- a CDS encoding ABC transporter ATP-binding protein: MTDNVTLPTPRAAAPAPGEPLLVAEGVTKHFPIYGGFPFKRRVGAVQAVDGIDLTVHAGESFGLVGESGCGKSTTGRLLTRLMEPTSGRITYAGQDITRAKRKELAPIRSEIQMIFQDPYASLNPRQTVGTIIGGPMEINGINPPGGRETRVRELLETVGLNPEHYNRFPHEFSGGQRQRIGVARALALEPKLIVADEPVSALDVSIQAQVVNLLQKLQRELGIAFLFIAHDLAVVRHFSQRVAVMYLGKIVEMGERDEIYGRPRHPYTHALLSAVPEARLTDSDEEERERIRLAGDVPSPVNPPSGCRFRTRCWKAQDKCASEEPPLVQLAGNRAGHLTACHFPEEPTIAARGEDIVLDPALTAIEESADGESVAEEGGKKGKSL, translated from the coding sequence ATGACAGACAACGTCACTCTCCCCACGCCTCGCGCTGCCGCGCCCGCACCGGGCGAACCGCTGCTCGTCGCCGAGGGGGTGACCAAGCACTTCCCGATCTACGGCGGCTTCCCGTTCAAGCGGAGAGTCGGCGCGGTCCAGGCGGTGGACGGTATCGACCTGACCGTGCACGCCGGTGAGAGCTTCGGTCTGGTCGGCGAGTCGGGCTGCGGCAAGTCGACGACCGGACGGCTGCTCACCCGCCTCATGGAGCCGACCTCCGGCAGGATCACCTACGCGGGCCAGGACATCACCCGCGCCAAGCGCAAGGAACTCGCGCCGATCCGGTCCGAGATCCAGATGATCTTCCAGGACCCGTATGCCTCGCTCAACCCGCGGCAGACAGTCGGCACGATCATCGGCGGCCCGATGGAGATCAACGGGATCAACCCGCCCGGGGGCCGCGAGACGCGGGTCCGTGAGCTCCTGGAGACCGTCGGCCTCAACCCGGAGCACTACAACCGCTTCCCGCACGAGTTCTCCGGCGGCCAGCGCCAGCGCATCGGAGTGGCCCGCGCGCTCGCCCTGGAACCGAAGCTGATCGTCGCGGACGAGCCGGTCTCGGCGCTGGACGTCTCCATCCAGGCGCAGGTCGTCAATCTGCTCCAGAAGCTGCAGCGCGAACTGGGCATCGCGTTCCTGTTCATCGCGCACGACCTGGCGGTGGTGCGGCACTTCAGCCAGCGTGTCGCGGTGATGTATCTCGGCAAGATCGTCGAGATGGGCGAGCGCGACGAGATCTACGGCCGGCCGCGCCACCCGTACACCCACGCCCTGCTGTCGGCCGTGCCGGAGGCCCGGCTGACGGACTCCGACGAGGAGGAGCGCGAACGGATCCGGCTCGCCGGTGACGTGCCCTCCCCCGTCAACCCGCCGTCCGGTTGCCGGTTCCGTACCCGCTGCTGGAAGGCACAGGACAAGTGCGCGTCGGAGGAGCCGCCGCTGGTCCAGCTCGCCGGGAACCGGGCGGGGCACCTGACCGCCTGCCACTTCCCCGAGGAGCCGACGATCGCGGCCCGTGGCGAGGACATCGTCCTCGACCCGGCGCTGACGGCGATCGAGGAGTCGGCCGACGGGGAGTCGGTGGCCGAGGAAGGCGGGAAGAAGGGCAAGTCCCTCTGA